In Bos javanicus breed banteng chromosome 2, ARS-OSU_banteng_1.0, whole genome shotgun sequence, the following proteins share a genomic window:
- the LOC133259180 gene encoding uncharacterized protein LOC133259180 produces MFFAPKEYDLTLKPKPIRRLSYRRQKRNNSSHSVQPHFQDLAAYPHRQNWQNTDLARETAAFPAPLCPVAGTSSPNFSPLYFQVAKTRETRKRTQVGVAVEQSTGERLTGGLRPRHTRGAREKALTCHRVRRSCPPSEPAESGPGEGAGFRDPSSPPASCPLLPLPLSLSSCCSAGAYHYPPLAPKLAQPQFRSPRNWKPDTRLVNAGEGQPGHCAPPSRARPERRRPRPGSPAPPRSPPLPHPSSAQPSTPAGGAGRGPSPDLRVGDATGSPLCSRREQRRGSHDCAPSPTPLDGALVCECVRVCVCVCVPPAARRVLPLFHSAPITLSTLPALLNRLTFPRSHLTRSERKNHGQRRSIRLPRLPGKQRMHFLSKVE; encoded by the exons ATGTTTTTTGCTCCTAAAGAATACGACCTAACCCTGAAACCGAAACCCATCCGACGACTCAGCTACCGTagacagaaaagaaataacagtAGCCATTCGGTACAGCCACATTTTCAGGATCTGGCAGCATACCCACACCGTCAAAACTGGCAAAACACCGACCTTGCAAGGGAAACAGCTGCCTTTCCAGCTCCCCTTTGTCCAGTCGCTGGCACCTCCTCGCCTAACTTCTCCCCGCTCTACTTCCAGGTGGCCAAAACCCGAGAGACGCGAAAACGGACACAGGTGGGTGTGGCGGTTGAGCAGAGCACTGGCGAGAGACTGACTGGCGGCCTCCGTCCCCGCCACACCAGAGGAGCAAGAGAAAAGGCACTTACTTGCCACCGTGTTCGCCGATCATGCCCACCGAGTGAGCCCGCAGAGTCTGGCCCCGGGGAGGGCGCGGGCTTCAGGGACCCTTCCTCTCCTCCGGCGTCCTGTCCACTGCTGCCGCTGCCTCTTTCTCTGAGCTCCTGTTGCTCGGCCGGCGCCTACCACTACCCGCCGCTGGCACCCAAGCTAGCCCAACCCCAATTCCGGAGCCCGCGGAATTGGAAACCAGACACTCGCCTGGTGAACGCGGGCGAGGGCCAGCCGGGCCACTGCGCCCCTCCTTCCCGGGCGCGCCCAGAAAGGCGGCGGCCCCGCCCCGGCTCTCCGGCCCCTCCTCGCTCCCCGCCCTTGCCCCACCCTAGCTCCGCGCAGCCCTCCACTCCTGCTGGGGGCGCTGGGCGGGGACCCAGCCCCGACCTCCGGGTTGGAGATGCCACAGGCTCTCCATTGTGCTCCAGAAGAGAGCAGAGGAGGGGATCGCACGACTGCGCACCCTCACCTACCCCATTGGATGGGGCGTTAGTATGtgaatgtgtgcgtgtgtgtgtgtgtgtgtgtgttcctccaGCTGCCAGAAGAGTCCTTCCCTTATTTCACTCCGCCCCCATCACCCTTTCCACTCTTCCTGCTTTGCTGAATCGGCTAACGTTTCCGAGAAGCCACTTGACGCGGAGCGAGAGAAAGAACCACGGGCAGAGGAG ATCGATCAGGCTACCGAGACTTCCAGGCAAGCAAAGAATGCATTTCCTTTCAAAGGTGGAGTGa